A portion of the Scylla paramamosain isolate STU-SP2022 chromosome 2, ASM3559412v1, whole genome shotgun sequence genome contains these proteins:
- the LOC135109107 gene encoding uncharacterized protein LOC135109107 isoform X2, with protein MTDLAPYDLQVGGHHKGSQSHVLKDKNGRILKPLKLNANPTFNPNVEVTSRENHSEDELLPVCRDELEFYQRIAISTNPDDVSLLHLMPSFYGTQVVQGPDDKEELHLLLGDLTWGLQHPCVADIKIGRTDFYPGKNSKKRGVLHELGFRLTGMRVVQIDTGSLGTRSSKDDCKAWTTPQMLEGLDKFCYGTTRVSTYLRHSIVSQLQHIHHWALSQRSYKIRGSSILVVYDAEQLTSVPQDIVSGKSVVAGEVWPKVIVKMIDFAHVLHSFGVRDENYIFGLENLIKYISNKENENL; from the exons ATGACTGACTTGGCACCCTATGACCTCCAAGTGGGTGGCCACCACAAGGGCAGTCAGTCAC ATGTGCTAAAAGACAAGAATGGTAGAATTTTGAAACCCCTGAAACTCAATGCCAACCCAACCTTCAATCCTAATGTGGAGGTCACCAGCAGGGAGAATCACTCAGAGGATG AGCTACTGCCAGTATGTCGTGATGAGCTCGAGTTCTATCAGCGCATTGCCATTTCAACCAATCCTGATGATGtctctctgctgcatctcatgCCATCATTCTATGGCACACAAGTTGTTCAAGGACCTGATgacaagg AGGAGTTACATCTGTTGTTGGGAGACCTGACGTGGGGCCTGCAGCATCCCTGTGTTGCAGACATCAAAATAGGTCGTACTGACTTCTATCCTGGCAAAAATTCA AAGAAACGTGGTGTGCTGCATGAGCTTGGATTTCGCCTCACAGGCATGAGAGTTGTGCAAATAGATACTGGTTCCTTAGGTACTAGATCGAGCAAAGATGATTGCAAAGCATGGACTACACCACAAATGCTTGAAG GTTTGGATAAATTCTGCTATGGCACCACTCGTGTATCCACCTACCTGCGACACTCCATCGTGTCCCAGTTACAACACATTCACCACTGGGCTCTTTCTCAGCGGAGTTACAAAATCAGAGGAAGCTCCATCTTGGTAGTGTATGATGCAGAACAGTTGACCTCAGTGCCTCAGGATATTGTGAGTGGAAAATCTGTAGTGGCTGGAGAAGTGTGGCCCAAGGTTATAGTGAAAATGATTGATTTTGCACATGTGCTACATTCCTTTGGTGTTAGagatgaaaattatatatttgGATTGGAGAACCTTATTAAGTACataagtaataaagaaaatgaaaatttgTGA
- the LOC135109131 gene encoding uncharacterized protein LOC135109131, with protein sequence MTHECVRWCEGRRSSPSHKPSRPLAPARGAMIVWLLLAVTAVAGEPPQRRFLPQETRLQYARTIATSILSRTPPGAQLIGARGDLPPLVDRLIYNASSIRRNIVDTFDCNGRVYGYYADQDNDCQIFHICVPMQQLFPDLYDLEDIFHFSFICPGYTIFSQDSMTCDWEDWAFPCPQASELYHRNNHFFVVPAEDVQRTTTTPSSTSTTQTPRPTPSPSPTPPRHPPSLLLRASTLSPPRTSPSPTPSPTSRSPLLRRGSPLPLTHSSNLRAAFRRNRSMLVFSSSKR encoded by the exons GGGCGCCATGATCGTGTGGCTGCTGCTGGCAG TGACGGCCGTGGCGGGTGAGCCGCCACAGAGGAGGTTCCTGCCCCAGGAGACACGCCTACAGTATGCCCGCACTATCGCCACTTCTATCCTGAGCCGCACACCCCCCGGAGCTCAGCTGATTGGCGCCCGGGGGGATCTACCACCGCTGGTAGATCGCCTGATATACAACGCTTCCTCTATCCGCCGTAACATCGTCGACACTTTTGACTGCAATGGTCGG GTGTATGGCTACTACGCTGACCAGGACAATGACTGCCAAATATTTCACATCTGCGTCCCGATGCAACAGCTGTTCCCAGACCTGTACGACTTGGAGGATATCTTCCACTTCTCGTTCATCTGTCCTGGATACACCATCTTCTCTCAG GATTCGATGACATGTGACTGGGAGGACTGGGCCTTCCCTTGCCCTCAGGCGTCCGAACTTTACCACCGCAATAATCACTTCTTCGTTGTTCCTGCCGAGGACGTGCAACGGACAACTACCACTCCTAGCTCCACTTCCACCACGCAAACCCCACGTCCCACTCCCAGCCCCAGCCCCACTCCGCCACGCCATCCCCCATCGCTCCTACTCCGtgcctccactctctctcctcccagaACGAGTCCCAGCCCCACTCCCAGCCCTACGAGTCGTTCCCCACTCCTGCGTCGtggctcccctctccctctcacccacagTTCAAATTTAAGAGCTGCCTTCCGTCGCAACCGCTCTATGCTTGTATTTTCCTCTTCGAAACGCTGA
- the LOC135109107 gene encoding uncharacterized protein LOC135109107 isoform X1, which yields MFLKGLATTEEAPLVCVHTLHPYTHYLLQSLTLRKNTVIKVCRVSLEIHHKPGGVLVAHPRDGMTDLAPYDLQVGGHHKGSQSHVLKDKNGRILKPLKLNANPTFNPNVEVTSRENHSEDELLPVCRDELEFYQRIAISTNPDDVSLLHLMPSFYGTQVVQGPDDKEELHLLLGDLTWGLQHPCVADIKIGRTDFYPGKNSKKRGVLHELGFRLTGMRVVQIDTGSLGTRSSKDDCKAWTTPQMLEGLDKFCYGTTRVSTYLRHSIVSQLQHIHHWALSQRSYKIRGSSILVVYDAEQLTSVPQDIVSGKSVVAGEVWPKVIVKMIDFAHVLHSFGVRDENYIFGLENLIKYISNKENENL from the exons ATg TTTCTCAAAGGTTTGGCCACAACAGAAGAGGCTCCATTAGTTTGTGTTCATACACTCCACCCTTACACACATTatctccttcagtctctcacCCTCAG AAAAAATACTGTAATCAAAGTTTGTAGAGTGAGTCTTGAGATCCACCACAAACCAGGTGGAGTGTTGGTGGCTCACCCAAGAGACGGCATGACTGACTTGGCACCCTATGACCTCCAAGTGGGTGGCCACCACAAGGGCAGTCAGTCAC ATGTGCTAAAAGACAAGAATGGTAGAATTTTGAAACCCCTGAAACTCAATGCCAACCCAACCTTCAATCCTAATGTGGAGGTCACCAGCAGGGAGAATCACTCAGAGGATG AGCTACTGCCAGTATGTCGTGATGAGCTCGAGTTCTATCAGCGCATTGCCATTTCAACCAATCCTGATGATGtctctctgctgcatctcatgCCATCATTCTATGGCACACAAGTTGTTCAAGGACCTGATgacaagg AGGAGTTACATCTGTTGTTGGGAGACCTGACGTGGGGCCTGCAGCATCCCTGTGTTGCAGACATCAAAATAGGTCGTACTGACTTCTATCCTGGCAAAAATTCA AAGAAACGTGGTGTGCTGCATGAGCTTGGATTTCGCCTCACAGGCATGAGAGTTGTGCAAATAGATACTGGTTCCTTAGGTACTAGATCGAGCAAAGATGATTGCAAAGCATGGACTACACCACAAATGCTTGAAG GTTTGGATAAATTCTGCTATGGCACCACTCGTGTATCCACCTACCTGCGACACTCCATCGTGTCCCAGTTACAACACATTCACCACTGGGCTCTTTCTCAGCGGAGTTACAAAATCAGAGGAAGCTCCATCTTGGTAGTGTATGATGCAGAACAGTTGACCTCAGTGCCTCAGGATATTGTGAGTGGAAAATCTGTAGTGGCTGGAGAAGTGTGGCCCAAGGTTATAGTGAAAATGATTGATTTTGCACATGTGCTACATTCCTTTGGTGTTAGagatgaaaattatatatttgGATTGGAGAACCTTATTAAGTACataagtaataaagaaaatgaaaatttgTGA